In Priestia filamentosa, the DNA window ACGAAGTGAAGAACTCTTTTGGGATATGATGGATGAAGTTCATCACAAAGAGGAGTTTACAATTGAAGGTCCTCTTTGGATTCAAGTGCAAGCAATGGATAAAGGAATCGAGGTTGTCGTTACACGAGCAAGTCTTTCTAAAGATGGTCAAAAATTTGAAGTCCCTGTTGGGGAAGACAAAAAAATTGATATTCCTGTTGATGAAAAGTTGGAATCCTTGCTTGATGATCATAATATAAGTGAAGTTGCTGAAGATGAAAATGATGAAGAATCCCTTCAGTTTGTACTTCATTTTAAAGATTTTGAAGATCTAATTTCTTTAAGTCATCGTATTCAGCTTCCCGAAATTCCGAACAATTTATATGCTTTCGAAAATCGTTACTACTTATACGTAGAGTTTTTCAACTGCCAAGATGACATTGAAAAGTTAGACGATATTCTTAGCATTTTGCTTGAATATAGTGAAGAATCAAGAACAACTGTTCATCATCTTGAAGAGTACGGTAAGCTTGTTATGAAAGAGAATGCACTAGAAGAAGTAAAAAAACATTTCCCACTTCTTGCAAATTCTTAACTTTTAGTTTTGAGCTTGAAGGTTGTGCGATATATATAATATGTGGAGAATGAGTCGTTGCCTTGTTGTGGTAACGACTTTCTGTTTTTTCACAATATAAAATGAAATAGGTGCATATTTGTTGAAGAACGGAATTAAGCTTATTTTATTTGTTTTCGTTACCGTCTCCTTCGTTCTATTAACTGAACGTTTATGGAACAGTACACTGCTTGGCATCTTGAGCGTTCTTATGACAATAAGCGTTATTTTCATTAGCATCCTTATTTCTTTAGAAAATCGCCATCCTAACCAGACGCTTACTTGGCTCGTTGTTCTTGGAAGTTTCCCACTTTTTGGCTTCATTTTTTATATATTTTTTGGACGTAACGTTCGGAAACGAAGACTTTTCGAAAAGAAAGGGAAGTTAGATGAAAAAGTTCTCAAAGAACAAGAGGGAGAACTTTTTAAAGATGTTCAACATCCGTTTAATCAGCACGAAAAACGATTGTTCTATCTTGCTCATAATGTTGGTAAAAGCCCAATTTCCTTTAAAACTGAAACGGAAACATTAACAAATGGAACAGAAACGTTTGCTACCATTATAAACGCTTTGTATAGTGCAAGACATCACATTCATTTAGAATATTATATTGTAAGAAGTGATAAGTTAGGAAATCAGATTAAAGAAATTCTCATTGAAAAAGCTTTGCAAGGTGTGAAAGTTCGTTTTTTATACGATGCAGTAGGAAGTTTTAAACTGAAAAAAAAGTATATAAAAGAGCTTGTAAAGGCAGGAGTAGAAATGGTTCCTTTTCTGCCTGTTACTTTCCCGTTGCTAACAAGCAAAGTGAATTTTAGAAACCATCGTAAGTTAATTATTGTAGACGGCTCTATTGGTTTTGTTGGTGGATTGAATATTGGAGAAGAGTATCTTGGACATAGCAGGCATTATGGATTTTGGCGTGACACCCATTTGAAAATAAGAGGAGAAGGTGTTCGTTCTCTTCAGCTTACCTTTTTACAGGACTGGTATTACATGACAGGAGAGGATTTGTTGAACTCTATGTATCTTTTTTCAACACTTCCTGATGTGAAAAAAGACGGTGGTGTCCAAATTATTGCTGGAGGTCCTGATAGAGAATTTCAAGTGATTAAGCAGCTTTTTTTCTCTATGATTACAACAGCAAGAGAGTCTGTTTGGATTGCATCTCCTTATTTTATTCCTGATGAAGATATTGTGACTGCTTTAAAAGTCGCTTCTTTGAGCGGTGTTGACGTGCGAATTTTAACTCCGAAACGGCCTGATAAAAAGATTGTTTTTTATGCTTCTCGGTCTTACTTTCCTGAGTTGATGGGAGCTGGAGTGAAAATATATGAATATGAAAAAGGTTTTTTACACAGCAAAATTATTATCGTAGATCATGAAATAGCTTCCATTGGGACAGCTAATATGGATATGAGGAGCTTTCATCTGAATTTTGAAGTTAATGCTTTTCTTTATAAAACGGGAAGCACCCAGAAACTTGTGTATGCTTTTTTAGAAGATTTTGAGGATGCGAATCATCTAGAAAGTAAGCAATTTGCTCAAAGGTCTTTAGCCATTCGTCTTATAGAATCAGCGTGTAGACTCCTATCTCCTCTTTTATAAAGTTCTCTTATTGAGAACTTTTTTTATGGGAAAAAGGATTTTAGAAAATGTTGTCGAATAATGACTCGTACTCTAAAAAAACAAAAAGGGGAGGTTTTAAAATTTTGCTTGTTGCTCAAACTGAAACAGGTCAAAAGATTACTTTGTTAGAACGCTATTCATATGATTATTATCAAGCCCTAAAGGAAACAAAGTTTTACTGTCCAATTTGTAAAGGAAAGCTTATATTGAAAGTAGGGGTGAAAAACATTGCTCACTTTGCTCACGAACCGCAATCATCATGTGCCTGCGAATATGAAAGAGAAACACCTTATCATTTAGAGGGGAAAAAAGGCCTCTACAGATGGCTCGAAAAACAAACAAAAGTAAAAATGGAAGAATATTTGCCTTCTATATCACAGCGTCCTGATCTTTTTTTACCTGCTTCTCATATCGCTATTGAATTTCAATGTTCAGCTCTTTCGCTTGAAGCACTTCGAAAGCGAAATAAAGGCTATTACCGTTTAAATGTTACGCCTCTTTGGATCTTAAGTGCGAAACGTTTTAGAAGAAATACAAAAGGAAGTCTGAAGGTATCCTATAATGAATGGAAGTTTCTTCAACCCCCAGTTTCTCATTCATCTCCCTATCTCCTCTATTATTGTCCGAATTTTTCCCGTTTTACTATCGTTAGCGATATTATAGCTTTCTCCCCGACATCTGTATTTGCCACTGTTTCTTACTACAGCACAGCTTCCTTATCTCTCCACTCTCTTTTTCATCCCCGTTACTCAAAAGCTTCTTTCTTTGTGCCTTGGGTTATTAAAAAAGGAGAATGGAGAATGAAATACGCCTTATATCCGAAAAATCCGTACGCCCCTCTTTTAAAACTTCTCTATACTAACCATATTCCTCCTTCTCATTTTCCTAGTGAGGCCGGTCTGCCTGTAAAAAGTGGTTATTTCATTGAGAGCCATTCTTGTGTGTGGCAACTTTATATATTACTTGATCATTTTCTACCTCAAAAAAGAAATTGTATTATCCACTATGAAACCATTCTCAAGCAGTTTAAAAGAAGGATACAAAGTCGACATGTAAAATTACGAGAACTTCCGATGATAACAAAAGGAAGCTTTGAAGACGCTTTGAAAGAATATTTAAGGTTGCTTAGTACTGTTGGATTTATTACTGAGATAGAAACCAATTGCTTTTTAATCAACAGAATGTGGACAACAATGCCTATACACAAGCATCCAATTGATGGGGACTATCAAATTATGAATAAACTCCAACTCAAACAGCAAAAAGGATGACAGCATAGAAAGAAAACGATACGATAAAAGGATAGGAAAAACATCCCTATGTTTGAAAAAAAGCAGGGAAGCATAGAATAAACAAAGAATTTATAAAGAAGTAGTAAATTTTTTAACAACTAAATTTGAACAATTAAGATATGGAGGGAAAATGATGACAGAACAAACTAAAAAACTACCAGCACGCAGCGAAATTCCTGAGAAGGATACGTGGAGACTAGAAGATATTTTTGCAACAGATAAAGAATGGGAAAAAGAATTTGATGAAGTAAAAGAACTTATCCCATCTGTTACAGCTTATGCGGGTAAATTAGGAGAGTCATCAGAGAACCTATATAATGCTTTAAAAACACAAGATGAGGTAACACTAAGAGTAGAGAAACTGTATGCATATGCGCATATGCGCTACGACCAAGATACAACAAACAGTTTTTATCAAGGATTAAATGACAGAATTCAAAATTTATATACGCAAGTAGCAAGTGCCTTATCATTTATGACACCAGAAATTTTAGCTATTGAAGAAGAGAAGATTTCTTCTTTCTTAGAAGAGAATGAAGCATTGCGTCTTTATAAACATGCTTTAGAAGAAATAACAAGACAGCGTCCACATGTATTATCCGCTGAAGAAGAAGCATTACTAGCTAAAGCAGGAGATGTTTTAGGGGCTTCAAGCACAACATTTGGAATGCTGAATAATGCGGATCTAGAGTTTCCAACGATTAAAGATGAAGAAGGAAACGAAGTAGAAGTAACACATGGCCGCTATACAAGATTTTTAGAAAGTGAAGATCGTCGTGTTCGAAAAGAAGCATTTTCAGCAATGTATGATACATATGGGAAATTTAAAAATACGTTTGCAAGCACGCTATCTGGAACAGTAAAACGTGATAATTTCAATGCGCTTGTTCGGCATTATGAGTCAGCCCGTCAAGCAGCTCTTAGTGCAAACAACATACCGGAAGAAGTATATGATAATTTAGTAACAACAATTAATAAACATCTTCCGCTTCTTCATCGCTATACGAAGCTTCGCAAAAAAGTGTTAAACGTTGACGAGCTTCATATGTATGATTTGTATACTCCGCTTGTTAAAGACGTTAATATGAAAGTAACGTACGAAGAAGCAAAAGAATATACGTTAAAAGGCCTCGAACCTCTTGGAGAAGAGTATAAAAGCGTACTTGAAGAAGGATTTAACAATCGCTGGGTTGATGTGCATGAAAACAAAGGAAAACGCAGTGGAGCCTATTCTTCTGGTTCATATGGCACAAACCCTTATGTACTCATGAACTGGCAGGATAATGTGAACAATTTATTTACTTTAGCACACGAATTTGGCCATTCTGTGCATAGTTACTATACAAGAAAAACGCAGCCATATCCTTATGGAGATTACTCTATCTTCGTAGCGGAAGTTGCTTCAACAACAAATGAAGCACTTTTAAATGAGTATTTATTAGAGAATTTAGAAGATGAAAAACAAAAACAATATGTGTTAAATCACTATTTAGAAGGATTCCGTGCAACTGTATTCCGTCAAACAATGTTTGCGGAATTTGAACATGATATTCATGTGAAAGCGCAAAACGGCGAACCGTTAACACCTGAACTTCTTTCTAAAACATACTATGATTTGAATAAGAAGTATTTTGGGGAAGATATGGTGATTGATGAAGACATTAGTTTAGAATGGGCACGTATTCCTCATTTTTACTATAATTACTACGTTTATCAATATGCAACAGGTTTCAGTGCTGCAACAGCTTTAAGTAAACAGATCTTAGAAGAAGGAGAGCCAGCTGTTGAACGCTATCTAGAGTTCTTAAAGGCTGGAAGTTCTGATTATCCAATTAACGTATTGAAAAAAGCAGGCGTAGATATGACAAGTGCAAAACCAATTGAAGAAGCTTTAAAAGTATTTGAAGAAAAACTTGATGAAATGGAAAAACTTCTAAATCAATAAGAAGAAAGGCAGGAGATTATTTCCTGCCTTTTTCTATTTGAATCCTGAAAAGCGCTTTCGGTTATTAAGATAGGAGAAGAAAGCTAAAATAACAAGGAAAAAAAGAGGCGCAGCAATAAGCAAAGAAACAAGGTTTAATAAAGAAAGACCATAGAACAGGAACGAGCAAAAGGCAGTGAAAAAAAGCAAAAGTGGATAAAGTTTTTTCATGTTTTTCTCCTTTCTGTACTTTTGCTACTATATATATGAAGAAGAAATCATAACATCCGTATTAAAAAGTTTGACAAAAATGTGAAATGAAATACAAAGTACTTGTCAGCACTAGATAATATTTGCTATATTATAGATGTGAAATTAATCACAAACATATACCCCTTTGTTTGACCGTGAAAAATTTCTCCCATCCCCTTGTTGTCTTAATGACAACGAGAAAGACCCAGCAAATTTGCTGGGTCTTTCTTTTGTTTAAAAAAGATATAAGGACTGTTTTAGATGATTAAATAATATAGCGCCAAAATGTTCCATGTTTGACAGGGACTTTTTCAACACGCTGTTGAAGCTGAAGTTTTTTTAGCACTTTTTCAGCTTGTTCGATTGATAAATCATAAACAACTGCAACTTCTTTTGTGGCCACAAATGTATAATATTCTAAAAAGATTTCAAGCGGTGGCAGTGGAGAAGGATCAGGCACTTCTTTTAACATTTCAAATAAAATGTTTTTAAATAATTCATAATCATAGTATCCAGAAACTTTAATTCCTTCATCCTCAATATTTTCGTTAAAGAACACAAGTGTTGGACTTTGATCAACGTCCATTTCATACATAATCTTTGCATCACATTGGAAAGCTTTTGCAGAGCTTTCGCTTAATAAGTCTTTTTTAAATTCTTCGACATCAAGTCCTACTTGTGCGGCAAGGTCAAGCAGTACATCTGGGTCTGTAACATTTTGTTTTTCAAGAAAAAGCGTTTCTTGCATTGCTCTTAAAAACCGTATACCATGCTGTTTTCCTTGAAGCCACGCTGACTTAATAGCAATTGAAGCTGCATGTGGAGTAGAGATTGGATTTTCTAGCCACAAGCTTCCATCACAGGACATTCCAGAACGACTCCCTGTTTTTTCCCAAACTTGCGCCATTTTTTCAGGCTTTGCTTTTTTTAACGTATTCAGACTCGTTAACTGAGCAGATAAAACATGTTTAAGACTAAAATACTCTCCGTATTCAATTTGAAGTTTTTTAACAATCGGCTCAAGTGCCCAACATTCTGGACAAAGTGGATCAACAAAAAAGTAGACTTCGACCGGCTTTTTGTTTGATCCTCTGCAAAGGTGTTGTAAAGAGAACGCCTTTCTTTTTTCACATTGTTTATTGTTCAAGGTAATACGCCTTCTTCATCTGGAGTATTCACCATATGCTGAGCAGTGAGCGTGAGCCGATGAAAAATTTGGGTTCGCAACATACCGTTAAGTCCTACTTCATCCATTGCGTCACTCATACAGGAGAGCCAAGCCTTTGCTCGCGCTGGCGTGATTTCAAAAGGCAAGTGCCGAGCCCTTAACATTGGATGTCCATGTTCGTTTGTGTAATCGGAAGGCCCTCCTAAATACTGTGTTAAAAACTGTTTTTGTTTTCGAGCTGTTTCAGTTAAATCGTCTGGAAAAATTGGAGCTAAGTCTGGATGGTTTCCTACTCTCTTATAAAAAGCTTCTACAAGGTCAGAAATCATGTGTTCACCCCCGATAGCTTCATAAGGCGTCATATCTCTTTTTTCCATTGTCATAACTCCTTTATAAAAAATCTCTATTCAAACATAAAATTGTGAATAAATCCAAAATAGCTTTGTTTAGGTTATGTCCGCTTTCGTTAATATATTGCCAAAAACTTAATGATTCTACTATAGCAATAACAGTCAGAAACAACGGTTTACTTTGTTATATTGTAGCAGTCGTCTCTCTTTAACTCAAACTATCCGCCTATAAGCATCATGCAAAAAAAAGCTCCTATCTTAGACAGGAAGCCTTTATACTTGATAATAACCCATTACTTTTTTCACATATTCTTTCGTTTCAGTAAAAGGAGGAATTCCTCCATATTTGTCTACATTGCCAGGACCTGCATTATAGGCAGCAAGAGCAAGGGAGACATCCCCATCATATTTCTCAAGCATCTTTTTCAAATATTTTGTTCCCCCTCTTATGTTTTCAAGAGGGTTTAAAGGATTTAGTACACCTAGACTTTGTGATGTAGCTGGCATAAGCTGCATAAGGCCTAATGCTCCTGCACCGCTCTTAGCATCTTTTTTAAAATTAGATTCTTGTGTAATGACGGCTTTGATGAGTTTAGCATCTACTCCAAATTCTTCACTCGCTTTATGAATAAGGTTCATAAATGGCTCATCCCTTTTTTCTGACGCTTGTGCTTGTACAGGTGGGCTCGTCATACTCAGAGGAGAGGAAAGTGTAAGCTGATTCTGCAAAAAGGCAGTGCCAGATGAACTTTTTTCCACTTCAGGTGATGAAGCGGATGTCAGCAATACATCGCTAAGGATCGATGAAAATAGAGAGTTTAAAGATGATTCATTTGCGGGTAGTTTATTAGATGTCATCGTTTGAAAAGCCTGAAGCTGTAGAATTGCTAAATAAGATTGAATATTATTCATCATGCTCTCCTAGTTGCTTATGTTTTAAGTTGAAAAAACGCTGAATTTTATTGTTCGTTTCTCGCATTGGAATATGAAAATGGTTGAGAAGCTCTAGGAATGCTTTTTTTCCACTTTCCTCATTTCTTACTTCATATTCAAGTTCAAAATCTTCATGATTAAGGTATGTGCTATGATCTAAAACAAGCAGTCCGTCCTTATAAGGAACCTCCGCTCTTCTCGTTGTAAGACTGCCAAATAAGTTAACTTTCCTTACTTCAATACCAAGGGTTTTGATTTGTTTTTCCATTGAAGAGGGAAGAGGGGATTCACCCTTTAATAAACGAGTTGCTTCCTCCTTTGTTAACGTTTCATGGGTTTCAAGAAGGCCAACTTTACTTGGCTGTTTAAGTGTCAAAACATAGCAATCATTTTTACATCGTATCCGAAGAGCAGCTCGGTTTTCTTTAATATCAAACGTTTGAGTATCAAAATAGTAGTTTGTTTGTTCTTTAAACTGACTATTGTCTATATGAAAAGCATCCATAAGCTTATGAAATTCAGTAGAAGTTAATAAATTTTTAAATTCAATCTCAATTTCTTGTTTCATCATATATTTCCTTTCCTTGTAAAAAAATAATATCTTTTCTATTATTCCATGTTTTAAAAGTAAACTCAATTGTCTCTGTTTTTCTTTATTAAGTGCCTTTCTTTACTAGTAGGACTTCTCTACGAATTTTAGCTTTAATATGGTAAAATGAAGGCGGGTAATTCAGAGGTTTCAGTCTAAATATACATAATATGCTCATTTATTGTTGAAGGGAGATTTACTGCTATGTCAAACAGAATCGAAGTAAATGGTACAGAATGGAAAGAGGGACGCTTATATATTAAAACAGAAGCGTTAAACCAAAACATTGAAACAATAGAAGATACAGGTCAAATGATTGTTGATTCTGATAATTTATCTTTCATTTATATTATAGATGTAAACGAAGCGTTTGTTTATGTTAGTATTACGGAGCCATACTGGAATGACATTAAGGAAGCAAAAGAAAATAATACCAATGTTGTAGCTCTTATAGGTGAACATGAAGTACAACTTGAAAATATTTTCACAGAATTAGAAGACCTTGTAGAAAACATCGAAGGAAACTCTAACTATGGAGAAGAATTTATGGGTTCTGTTGAAAAAATATTTTTAAATAAAGCTTAAAAGAGCACATATTTTCTTGAACAAAATTGGTGGTGTAAATCAGTATGTTAAAACATTGGGATTTATTTTTAGCTCCTTATAAACAAGCGGTTGAAGAATTAAAAGTAAAATTAAAAGGAATGAGATCTCAGTATGAGTTGAAATCAACTCATTCTCCAATTGAATTTGTAACAGGTCGGGTGAAGCCGATTCCGAGTGTCCTTGATAAAGCAGCAAGAAAAGGGATTCCGCTAGATCGTTTAGAAGAGGAAATGCAGGATATCGCAGGGCTACGTATGATGTGTCAGTTTGTCGATGACATTCCCTCTGTTGTAGAGATTTTAAAAGAAAGAAACGATTTTGAAGTTGTAGAAGAAAGAAACTATATTACAGAGAAGAAGGAAAGTGGCTATCGTTCTTACCATGTTGTATTACGCTACCCCGTTCAAACGATCGAAGGCGAGAAAAAAATTCTCGTCGAAATTCAGATTAGAACGCTTGCGATGAATTTTTGGGCAACAATTGAACATTCGCTGAACTACAAATATAGCGGCAACTTTCCAAGAGAAATTAAGGAGCGTTTACAACGCGCTTCAGAAGCAGCTTTTCAACTTGACGAAGAGATGTCTAAAATAAGGGAAGAAATCCAAGAAGCCCAAGTTATGTTTTCACGAAAGAAAGAAAAATAACAATCAATGGAGGGAGCCACAATTGAAATTTGTAGTAACGTCAAAAGGTGATGAAACATCGAATACGCTCGCACAAAAAATGCGTACATATTTGCTTGATTTTAATTTAGAGTATGATGAAACACATCCAGATATTGTTATCTCAGTTGGAGGAGATGGAACACTTCTCTATGCTTTTCACCGTTATCAACATCGTTTAGATAAAACAGCTTTTGTTGGAGTTCATACAGGACATTTAGGCTTCTATGCGGATTGGAGACCGAAAGAGATTGAAAAGCTTGTTATTGCAATCGCTAAAACTCCGTTTCAAATTGTGGAATATCCCCTTGTTGAAGTGATTATTCGTTATTTAGGTGGAGGGAAAGAATCGCGCTATCTTGCTTTAAACGAGTGTACGATAAAAAGTGTTGAAGGTTCTTTAGTTGTAGACGTTGAAATTAAAGGGCAGCTCTTTGAAACGTTTCGAGGGGATGGTCTCTGTATTTCGACTCCTTCCGGAAGTACTGCTTATAATAAAGCATTAGGAGGAGCTATTCT includes these proteins:
- the cls gene encoding cardiolipin synthase: MKNGIKLILFVFVTVSFVLLTERLWNSTLLGILSVLMTISVIFISILISLENRHPNQTLTWLVVLGSFPLFGFIFYIFFGRNVRKRRLFEKKGKLDEKVLKEQEGELFKDVQHPFNQHEKRLFYLAHNVGKSPISFKTETETLTNGTETFATIINALYSARHHIHLEYYIVRSDKLGNQIKEILIEKALQGVKVRFLYDAVGSFKLKKKYIKELVKAGVEMVPFLPVTFPLLTSKVNFRNHRKLIIVDGSIGFVGGLNIGEEYLGHSRHYGFWRDTHLKIRGEGVRSLQLTFLQDWYYMTGEDLLNSMYLFSTLPDVKKDGGVQIIAGGPDREFQVIKQLFFSMITTARESVWIASPYFIPDEDIVTALKVASLSGVDVRILTPKRPDKKIVFYASRSYFPELMGAGVKIYEYEKGFLHSKIIIVDHEIASIGTANMDMRSFHLNFEVNAFLYKTGSTQKLVYAFLEDFEDANHLESKQFAQRSLAIRLIESACRLLSPLL
- a CDS encoding globin; translated protein: MEKRDMTPYEAIGGEHMISDLVEAFYKRVGNHPDLAPIFPDDLTETARKQKQFLTQYLGGPSDYTNEHGHPMLRARHLPFEITPARAKAWLSCMSDAMDEVGLNGMLRTQIFHRLTLTAQHMVNTPDEEGVLP
- a CDS encoding CYTH domain-containing protein → MKQEIEIEFKNLLTSTEFHKLMDAFHIDNSQFKEQTNYYFDTQTFDIKENRAALRIRCKNDCYVLTLKQPSKVGLLETHETLTKEEATRLLKGESPLPSSMEKQIKTLGIEVRKVNLFGSLTTRRAEVPYKDGLLVLDHSTYLNHEDFELEYEVRNEESGKKAFLELLNHFHIPMRETNNKIQRFFNLKHKQLGEHDE
- a CDS encoding NAD kinase: MKFVVTSKGDETSNTLAQKMRTYLLDFNLEYDETHPDIVISVGGDGTLLYAFHRYQHRLDKTAFVGVHTGHLGFYADWRPKEIEKLVIAIAKTPFQIVEYPLVEVIIRYLGGGKESRYLALNECTIKSVEGSLVVDVEIKGQLFETFRGDGLCISTPSGSTAYNKALGGAILHPSLQAIQVAEMASINNRVFRTIGSPLVLPAHHTGMFKPVNDVDFQITIDHLTLLHKEVKSIQCRVAQEKIRFARFRTFPFWQRVRDSFVTE
- a CDS encoding competence protein CoiA is translated as MLVAQTETGQKITLLERYSYDYYQALKETKFYCPICKGKLILKVGVKNIAHFAHEPQSSCACEYERETPYHLEGKKGLYRWLEKQTKVKMEEYLPSISQRPDLFLPASHIAIEFQCSALSLEALRKRNKGYYRLNVTPLWILSAKRFRRNTKGSLKVSYNEWKFLQPPVSHSSPYLLYYCPNFSRFTIVSDIIAFSPTSVFATVSYYSTASLSLHSLFHPRYSKASFFVPWVIKKGEWRMKYALYPKNPYAPLLKLLYTNHIPPSHFPSEAGLPVKSGYFIESHSCVWQLYILLDHFLPQKRNCIIHYETILKQFKRRIQSRHVKLRELPMITKGSFEDALKEYLRLLSTVGFITEIETNCFLINRMWTTMPIHKHPIDGDYQIMNKLQLKQQKG
- a CDS encoding lytic transglycosylase domain-containing protein, whose amino-acid sequence is MNNIQSYLAILQLQAFQTMTSNKLPANESSLNSLFSSILSDVLLTSASSPEVEKSSSGTAFLQNQLTLSSPLSMTSPPVQAQASEKRDEPFMNLIHKASEEFGVDAKLIKAVITQESNFKKDAKSGAGALGLMQLMPATSQSLGVLNPLNPLENIRGGTKYLKKMLEKYDGDVSLALAAYNAGPGNVDKYGGIPPFTETKEYVKKVMGYYQV
- the pepF gene encoding oligoendopeptidase F translates to MTEQTKKLPARSEIPEKDTWRLEDIFATDKEWEKEFDEVKELIPSVTAYAGKLGESSENLYNALKTQDEVTLRVEKLYAYAHMRYDQDTTNSFYQGLNDRIQNLYTQVASALSFMTPEILAIEEEKISSFLEENEALRLYKHALEEITRQRPHVLSAEEEALLAKAGDVLGASSTTFGMLNNADLEFPTIKDEEGNEVEVTHGRYTRFLESEDRRVRKEAFSAMYDTYGKFKNTFASTLSGTVKRDNFNALVRHYESARQAALSANNIPEEVYDNLVTTINKHLPLLHRYTKLRKKVLNVDELHMYDLYTPLVKDVNMKVTYEEAKEYTLKGLEPLGEEYKSVLEEGFNNRWVDVHENKGKRSGAYSSGSYGTNPYVLMNWQDNVNNLFTLAHEFGHSVHSYYTRKTQPYPYGDYSIFVAEVASTTNEALLNEYLLENLEDEKQKQYVLNHYLEGFRATVFRQTMFAEFEHDIHVKAQNGEPLTPELLSKTYYDLNKKYFGEDMVIDEDISLEWARIPHFYYNYYVYQYATGFSAATALSKQILEEGEPAVERYLEFLKAGSSDYPINVLKKAGVDMTSAKPIEEALKVFEEKLDEMEKLLNQ
- the mecA gene encoding adaptor protein MecA, with the translated sequence MEIERINENTVKFYVSYIDIEERGFDRNEIWFSRERSEELFWDMMDEVHHKEEFTIEGPLWIQVQAMDKGIEVVVTRASLSKDGQKFEVPVGEDKKIDIPVDEKLESLLDDHNISEVAEDENDEESLQFVLHFKDFEDLISLSHRIQLPEIPNNLYAFENRYYLYVEFFNCQDDIEKLDDILSILLEYSEESRTTVHHLEEYGKLVMKENALEEVKKHFPLLANS
- a CDS encoding DsbA family protein, which produces MNNKQCEKRKAFSLQHLCRGSNKKPVEVYFFVDPLCPECWALEPIVKKLQIEYGEYFSLKHVLSAQLTSLNTLKKAKPEKMAQVWEKTGSRSGMSCDGSLWLENPISTPHAASIAIKSAWLQGKQHGIRFLRAMQETLFLEKQNVTDPDVLLDLAAQVGLDVEEFKKDLLSESSAKAFQCDAKIMYEMDVDQSPTLVFFNENIEDEGIKVSGYYDYELFKNILFEMLKEVPDPSPLPPLEIFLEYYTFVATKEVAVVYDLSIEQAEKVLKKLQLQQRVEKVPVKHGTFWRYII
- a CDS encoding GTP pyrophosphokinase, producing MLKHWDLFLAPYKQAVEELKVKLKGMRSQYELKSTHSPIEFVTGRVKPIPSVLDKAARKGIPLDRLEEEMQDIAGLRMMCQFVDDIPSVVEILKERNDFEVVEERNYITEKKESGYRSYHVVLRYPVQTIEGEKKILVEIQIRTLAMNFWATIEHSLNYKYSGNFPREIKERLQRASEAAFQLDEEMSKIREEIQEAQVMFSRKKEK